One genomic segment of Gossypium arboreum isolate Shixiya-1 chromosome 3, ASM2569848v2, whole genome shotgun sequence includes these proteins:
- the LOC108474365 gene encoding ammonium transporter 1 member 1-like: MQTKFSTKEEKEEYSICIHYLYKSTKNVNGKVLLLHEVFLYKHQPLFHALPITLFLSHFRSSSFFQPWPMTTCSADLAPLLGVNGTGAADYICSKFSDASYAVDNTYLLFSAYLVFSMQLGFAMLCAGSVRAKNTMNIMLTNVLDAATGGLFYYLFGFAFAFGSPSNGFIGRHNFALESIPSSSFDYSNFLYQWAFAIAAAGITSGSIAERTQFVAYLIYSSFLTGFVYPVVSHWFWATDGWASAFRTDDFLFGSGVIDFAGSGVVHIVGGVAGLWGAFIEGPRIGRFDHSGRSVALRGHSATLVVLGTFMLWFGWYGFNPGSFNKISSFYTSGNYYGQWSAVGRTAVTTTLAGCTAALTTLFCKRILTGHWNVTDVCNGLLGGFAAITSGCSVVEPWAAIICGFVAALVLIGCNKLAEKVKYDDPLEAAQLHGGCGAWGVIFTGLFASEKLVKQVYPGRPAKYGLFMGGGGKLFAAQIIQILVIVGWVSATMGTLFYFLHKFGLLRISVEDEMAGMDLTRHGGLAYVYHDEDESQKNGIQMRKIESFPTPPSV, encoded by the coding sequence atgcaaacaaaattttcaactaAAGAGGAAAAGGAAGAATATTCCATATGTATACATTATTTATATAAAAGCACAAAAAATGTGAACGGAAAAGTCTTACTTTTGCACGAAGTCTTTCTATATAAACATCAACCACTGTTCCATGCTCTGCCTATAACTCTCTTTCTCTCTCATTTCCGCTCATCTTCCTTCTTTCAACCTTGGCCAATGACTACTTGTTCAGCGGACTTAGCTCCGCTCCTCGGCGTCAACGGCACCGGCGCCGCCGACTACATATGCAGCAAGTTCAGTGACGCTTCTTATGCCGTCGACAACACTTACCTTCTCTTCTCAGCCTACCTCGTCTTCTCCATGCAACTCGGCTTTGCTATGCTCTGTGCTGGCTCAGTCCGAGCCAAAAACACCATGAACATCATGTTAACCAACGTCCTCGACGCTGCCACCGGTGGTCTTTTTTATTACCTTTTTGGGTTCGCCTTTGCCTTTGGGTCCCCTTCCAATGGCTTCATCGGCCGCCATAACTTTGCTTTAGAATCCATCCCTTCTTCTTCGTTTGATTATAGCAATTTCCTATATCAATGGGCTTTTGCTATTGCAGCTGCTGGGATTACCAGTGGCTCCATTGCTGAAAGAACCCAATTCGTTGCTTATCTTATTTACTCGTCTTTCTTGACCGGATTTGTTTACCCCGTTGTTTCGCATTGGTTTTGGGCGACTGATGGTTGGGCTAGTGCTTTTAGAACAGATGATTTCCTTTTTGGCTCCGGTGTTATTGATTTTGCCGGCTCTGGTGTTGTTCATATCGTCGGTGGTGTCGCCGGTTTATGGGGTGCGTTTATTGAAGGACCAAGAATCGGAAGGTTTGATCATTCGGGTAGATCGGTGGCTTTGCGTGGTCATAGTGCGACGCTTGTTGTTCTTGGTACTTTCATGCTTTGGTTCGGTTGGTATGGGTTCAACCCCGGTTCGTTTAACAAAATCTCGAGTTTTTACACTTCCGGTAACTATTATGGTCAGTGGAGTGCGGTGGGAAGAACGGCGGTGACCACCACTTTAGCCGGATGTACAGCGGCGTTGACTACTCttttttgtaaaaggattttgaCCGGCCATTGGAACGTCACTGATGTTTGCAACGGCTTACTTGGTGGCTTCGCCGCCATCACATCAGGCTGCTCGGTGGTTGAACCATGGGCCGCTATCATCTGCGGCTTCGTCGCCGCTCTAGTCTTAATCGGATGCAACAAACTAGCCGAGAAAGTCAAGTACGACGACCCCTTGGAGGCTGCCCAATTGCACGGTGGATGCGGCGCTTGGGGTGTCATTTTCACAGGTTTGTTCGCGTCTGAAAAGCTCGTGAAACAAGTTTACCCCGGCAGGCCAGCCAAGTACGGGCTGTTCATGGGCGGCGGAGGGAAGCTGTTCGCGGCGCAGATCATCCAGATTCTGGTTATTGTCGGGTGGGTGAGTGCCACAATGGGAACCCTGTTCTATTTCCTTCACAAATTCGGGCTTTTAAGAATCTCAGTCGAAGATGAAATGGCTGGCATGGACTTAACCAGGCATGGGGGACTTGCTTATGTTTATCATGATGAAGATGAATCCCAAAAAAATGGCATTCAAATGAGGAAAATTGAAAGCTTCCCAACTCCTCCTTcagtctaa
- the LOC108474655 gene encoding probable folate-biopterin transporter 9, chloroplastic — protein MYIILYIINPCLELSFSSNTLGFISFSSSQSNISSTCWNVGFIVYLFFLLRFHLFATFGQSRTKNPKTMIYPVISTKNPIFFNSSKIPRNQERCSKLSSFQSRSIFRSFHHQNPGIKPKTQFLNPVIGTNLGEVSVRKGKKKKESLWQQGCQEMLGLCGLGYWVQGFRCFPWLALNFHMAYNLNLNPSTLQLVQNSGNLPMVAKPLFGILSDALYIGGAHRIPYICIGVLLQVLSWGQLALFPVAGQALPALMACVLLSNTGAAITEVAKDALITEYGQKHRITGLQSYAFMALAAGGILGNLLGGYFLVKLPPRMMFLVFSVLLSIQLVVSLSSNEECLGLARSLGPVPTGQSVSENIRKQLSDLMIAISEDSIFRPLTWIVASIAMVPILSGSIFCYQTQCLHLNPSVIGMSRVIGQLILLSLTVLYNRYWKQIPMRKLIGVVQILYASSLLLDLALVREINLSIGIPNEVFALCFSGLAETLAQFKILPFSVLLATLCPRGCEGSLTSFLASALCLSSIVSGFWGVGLAAMLGIRSSDYSNLPVGILIQFLAALLPLGWIHHVPMSQPVEKKRKKGMSKRNRKTRRIGRVVVGSVFAYRRERESDAQK, from the exons atgtatataatattatatattataaacccTTGTCTAGAACTTTCTTTCTCTTCAAACACTCTAGGATTTATATCCTTTTCTTCTTCTCAGAGCAACATATCTTCAACTTGTTGGAATGTGGGATTTATAGTATACCTTTTTTTCCTGTTGAGGTTCCATTTGTTTGCAACCTTTGGGCAAAGCCGTACCAAAAACCCAAAAACAATGATTTACCCAGTGATTTCCACTAAAAACCCAATATTCTTTAACAGTTCAAAGATCCCAAGAAACCAGGAGAGATGCTCAAAGTTATCAAGCTTTCAGTCAAGATCAATATTCAGGTCTTTCCACCATCAAAATCCTGGTATAAAACCCAAGACCCAATTTTTAAACCCTGTTATAGGAACCAACCTTGGTGAGGTTTCTGTCAGGAAGGgcaagaaaaagaaggaaagttTATGGCAACAAGGCTGTCAAGAAATGTTGGGTTTGTGTGGGTTGGGATATTGGGTTCAGGGTTTTAGGTGTTTCCCATGGTTGGCTTTGAATTTCCACATGGCTTATAACCTTAACTTGAACCCTTCAACATTGCAGCTTGTGCAGAACTCTGGCAACCTACCCATGGTAGCTAAGCCTCTGTTTGGAATTCTCTCAGATGCTCTCTATATTGGGGGTGCTCATAGGATACCTTATATTTGCATTGGAG TACTTCTGCAGGTCCTGTCTTGGGGTCAATTGGCTTTGTTTCCAGTTGCAGGTCAAGCGCTTCCTGCCCTCATGGCTTGTGTTCTTCTCAGTAATACAGGGGCAGCCATTACAGAAGTCGCAAAGGATGCTCTTATTACAGAGTACGGCCAGAAACACCGAATTACTGGACTCCAGTCTTATGCCTTCATGGCTTTAGCTGCTGGTGGGATCCTTGGGAACTTACTAGGTGGATATTTCTTAGTCAAATTACCACCCAGGATGATGTTTCTCGTTTTTTCGGTTCTATTATCTATTCAGCTTGTAGTTTCTTTATCTTCCAATGAAGAATGTCTTGGCTTAGCTCGATCTTTGGGTCCCGTTCCAACTGGACAGTCAGTTTCAGAAAATATCAGAAAGCAGCTATCTGATCTTATGATTGCCATCAGTGAAGACAGCATATTCCGACCTTTAACTTGGATTGTAGCTTCCATTGCTATGGTTCCTATTCTGTCAGGCTCAATCTTTTGTTATCAAACTCAATGTCTACATCTTAATCCTTCAGTTATTGGAATGTCGCGAGTGATTGGCCAGTTGATACTTCTTTCTTTGACTGTGCTTTATAACCGTTATTGGAAACAAATTCCCATGAGGAAGTTGATCGGTGTTGTACAGATTTTGTACGCATCTTCCCTTCTTCTTGACCTTGCTTTGGTAAGAGAGATCAATCTTAGTATTGGAATTCCTAATGAAGTGTTTGCCCTTTGTTTTTCGGGTTTAGCAGAAACTCTTGCTCAATTTAAGATCCTTCCTTTCTCGGTGCTACTTGCAACTTTGTGTCCTCGGGGTTGTGAAGGATCCCTTACTTCTTTCTTGGCATCAGCATTGTGCCTATCATCGATTGTTAGTGGATTTTGGGGAGTTGGGTTGGCTGCTATGCTTGGAATAAGATCCAGTGATTACTCCAACTTGCCTGTAGGAATTTTGATACAGTTCCTTGCAGCACTACTGCCTTTAGGATGGATTCATCATGTTCCTATGTCTCAACCTgttgagaagaaaagaaagaaaggtaTGAGTAAAAGAAACCGAAAAACCAGAAGGATTGGAAGAGTTGTGGTTGGTTCAGTTTTTGCTTATCGCCGAGAAAGAGAATCTGATGCACAGAAGTAG
- the LOC108474654 gene encoding pentatricopeptide repeat-containing protein At3g12770-like has protein sequence MTFFFPFTRNLLFALKTSRYHTSASVFDSPFNLLHFLNLSFTHQCLQFTKQAHARVFLLGFTQNPFLASKLLSLYALFGHLTQSKAVFDSVQDKNAYLWNSMINGYLKSYSYAEAFDLFCKMDCFNVKPDDFTLATVSKVAGEIRDLVVGKLVHCQSVKTGFVVDIVVSNSLISMYGKRGEFEAMKKVFDEMRERNVGSWNALISGYSNSGDWRLVKDLWEVVKSMQLHGMKLDGFTISSLLPLSSGGCTWGCNYGRELHCYTLKNELDSCFGSDVHLGCCLINMYSKSGKVSMGRNVFDRMGARNVYAWTAMINGYIENGDFEEALLLFQEMQFKDGIKPNKVSLVSVLPACGSYAGLRAGKQIHGYATRKELTCDVALRNALIDMYSKCGSLNSARQVFDEGSFGKDAISWSSMICGYGLHGKGEEAISLYNQMLLLGNKPDMITVVGVLSACCRSGLVTEGLSIYNTIKNEYGIKPTVEICACVVDMLGRSGQLDQALDFIQTMPVEPGPSVWGALVNASVMHGNIEMQELAHRFLIHLEPKNPSNYVSLSNLHASSKRWDAVAGLRKMMKEKGLKKAPGCSWININGKTHCFYVADKAHPHSTLIYEILDGLILIMKGAGYPIDSEELIPITS, from the coding sequence ATGACCTTCTTCTTCCCCTTTACCCGCAACCTACTATTCGCTTTGAAAACCAGCCGTTATCACACATCTGCCTCTGTCTTCGACTCGCCTTTCAATCTCCTCCATTTCCTTAATCTCTCCTTTACCCATCAATGTCTCCAATTCACCAAGCAAGCCCACGCTCGAGTCTTCTTACTCGGGTTCACTCAGAACCCGTTTTTAGCCTCAAAGCTCCTCTCTTTATACGCCCTTTTTGGGCACCTAACTCAGTCAAAAGCCGTTTTTGATTCGGTTCAAGACAAGAATGCTTATCTTTGGAACTCAATGATTAATGGGTATCTAAAAAGTTACTCGTACGCTGAAGCTTTTGATTTGTTCTGTAAAATGGATTGTTTTAATGTAAAGCCTGATGATTTTACGTTGGCAACTGTTTCGAAAGTTGCGGGCGAAATCAGGGACTTGGTAGTGGGGAAATTGGTTCATTGTCAAAGTGTAAAAACTGGGTTCGTGGTGGATATCGTTGTTTCCAATTCGTTGATTTCAATGTACGGGAAACGTGGAGAGTTTGAGGCGATGAAGAAAGTGTTCGACGAAATGCGTGAAAGAAATGTGGGGTCTTGGAATGCGTTGATTTCGGGGTATTCAAATTCAGGGGATTGGAGATTGGTGAAGGATTTGTGGGAAGTTGTTAAAAGCATGCAACTTCATGGCATGAAACTCGATGGATTCACAATTTCGAGTCTTTTGCCTTTGAGTAGCGGTGGGTGTACGTGGGGATGTAATTATGGGAGGGAACTCCATTGTTATACTCTGAAGAATGAATTGGATTCGTGTTTTGGTTCAGATGTTCATTTAGGTTGTTGTCTGATCAATATGTATTCGAAAAGCGGTAAAGTTTCGATGGGTAGAAATGTTTTTGATAGAATGGGGGCTAGAAATGTTTATGCTTGGACTGCAATGATCAATGGTTACATTGAAAATGGAGATTTTGAGGAAGCATTGCTTCTTTTTCAGGAAATGCAGTTTAAAGATGGAATAAAACCCAATAAAGTGTCTCTAGTGAGTGTTCTCCCTGCTTGTGGCTCTTATGCTGGTTTAAGGGCCGGGAAACAGATTCACGGTTATGCAACTAGAAAAGAACTGACCTGTGATGTTGCTTTGCGTAATGCATTGATTGATATGTATTCTAAATGTGGGAGCTTGAATAGTGCTAGACAAGTTTTCGATGAAGGTTCGTTCGGTAAAGATGCTATATCTTGGAGTTCAATGATCTGTGGATATGGATTACATGGAAAAGGTGAAGAAGCCATAAGTCTGTATAACCAGATGCTTTTGCTTGGGAATAAACCAGATATGATAACGGTGGTAGGGGTGCTTTCTGCTTGCTGTAGGTCGGGGTTGGTAACTGAAGGTCTTAGTATTTATAACACAATAAAAAATGAATATGGGATTAAACCAACGGTTGAGATATGTGCTTGTGTTGTCGACATGCTCGGTCGATCCGGACAGCTTGATCAAGCATTAGATTTTATCCAAACCATGCCTGTTGAACCTGGGCCTAGTGTTTGGGGTGCTCTGGTTAATGCTTCTGTAATGCATGGGAATATCGAGATGCAAGAACTTGCTCATAGGTTTCTCATTCATTTAGAACCCAAAAACCCTTCGAATTATGTCTCACTTTCGAATTTACATGCTTCTTCTAAAAGATGGGATGCTGTGGCAGGATTGAGGAAAATGATGAAGGAAAAGGGTTTGAAGAAGGCACCTGGGTGTAGCTGGATTAACATCAATGGCAAGACTCATTGCTTTTATGTGGCTGATAAGGCACATcctcattccactttgatttatgAGATACTTGATGGTCTCATCCTTATAATGAAGGGAGCTGGTTACCCTATTGATTCTGAAGAGTTGATACCGATCACTAGTTAA